From the Paludisphaera mucosa genome, one window contains:
- a CDS encoding YceI family protein — MRAIAMTTGLLAAVLILAPEPARAADKYNVDPAHTAVVFKIEHGGFSWTYGRFNDVSGTFTIDAKSPESSQVAVIIKTDSLDTGNPQREGHLKSPDFFNAKQFPSITFKSTSVSKAEKGLTVVGDLTLHGVTKPVTLHLVGGKVGEFPKGVQRTGYSTELSIKRSEFGMDKMIPAAGDEVVIMISFEGTRP, encoded by the coding sequence ATGCGTGCAATCGCGATGACCACGGGCCTGCTGGCCGCCGTCCTGATCCTGGCCCCCGAGCCCGCCCGCGCGGCCGACAAGTACAACGTCGACCCCGCGCACACCGCGGTCGTCTTCAAGATCGAACACGGCGGCTTCAGCTGGACCTACGGCCGCTTCAACGACGTCTCCGGCACGTTCACCATCGACGCCAAGAGCCCCGAGTCGTCGCAGGTCGCGGTCATCATCAAGACCGACAGCCTCGACACCGGCAACCCCCAGCGCGAGGGCCACCTCAAGAGCCCCGACTTCTTCAACGCCAAGCAGTTCCCGTCGATCACGTTCAAGAGCACGTCCGTCAGCAAGGCCGAGAAGGGCCTGACCGTCGTCGGCGACCTGACCCTCCACGGCGTCACCAAGCCCGTCACCCTGCACCTCGTCGGCGGCAAGGTCGGCGAGTTCCCCAAGGGCGTCCAGCGCACCGGCTACTCCACCGAACTCTCGATCAAGCGCTCCGAGTTCGGCATGGACAAGATGATCCCCGCCGCCGGCGACGAGGTCGTCATCATGATCAGCTTCGAAGGCACCCGGCCCTGA
- a CDS encoding HAD-IIA family hydrolase, translated as MTSLRTIRGYAFDLDGTIWAGPHLLPGAAELVAALRRAGLAVVFASNSSRHGSDVLARELTRLGVPAEAREVVAAFDLTADEVLARIGPVPVLAIGTDDLERSLARVGHTPVPPERWTEARAVVVGNDPLFDFGRLRAASRAVAAGAAFFAVNLDARYPVADGFDPGCGALVEAVATAARSRPIVVGKPHPRMFEAAVARLGCPPAQAAMIGDSQESDIVGGKAAGMFTIWVAPHADVPAVVQPDLAVDGLPELHRLWLQAEDPSGSASLSA; from the coding sequence TTGACGAGCCTGCGCACGATCCGAGGGTACGCGTTCGATCTCGACGGCACGATCTGGGCGGGGCCGCACCTGCTCCCCGGGGCGGCGGAGTTGGTCGCGGCCCTCCGCCGCGCGGGGCTCGCGGTCGTCTTCGCGTCGAACTCGTCGCGGCACGGCTCCGACGTCCTGGCCCGCGAGCTGACCCGCCTGGGCGTCCCGGCCGAGGCCCGCGAGGTCGTCGCCGCCTTCGACCTCACGGCCGACGAGGTCCTGGCGCGGATCGGCCCGGTCCCCGTGCTGGCGATCGGGACCGACGACCTGGAGCGCTCGCTCGCCCGGGTCGGCCACACGCCGGTCCCGCCCGAACGCTGGACCGAGGCGCGCGCCGTGGTCGTCGGCAACGACCCCCTGTTCGACTTCGGCCGGCTCCGCGCCGCGTCGCGGGCGGTGGCCGCGGGGGCCGCCTTCTTCGCGGTGAACCTGGACGCCCGATATCCGGTCGCCGACGGCTTCGACCCCGGCTGCGGGGCGCTCGTCGAGGCCGTCGCGACCGCCGCGCGGTCCCGGCCGATCGTCGTCGGCAAGCCCCATCCCCGGATGTTCGAGGCGGCCGTGGCCCGACTGGGCTGCCCCCCGGCCCAGGCCGCCATGATCGGCGACAGCCAGGAGTCGGACATCGTGGGCGGCAAGGCCGCGGGCATGTTCACGATCTGGGTCGCGCCCCACGCCGACGTCCCGGCCGTCGTCCAGCCCGACCTCGCCGTCGACGGCCTCCCCGAACTCCACCGCCTCTGGCTCCAGGCCGAAGACCCGTCCGGCTCCGCCAGCCTCTCGGCCTGA
- the tal gene encoding transaldolase codes for MSLLDQLRAMTVVVADTGDIESIARYKPRDTTTNPSLLYKAAQMPQYQHIVQDAVAFAQSVDGDRKAQLEACMDKLAVGFGKEILKIVPGRVSTEVDARLSFDTEATIAKARHLIGLYEADGVGRDRILIKIASTWEGIKAAEKLEKEGIHCNLTLLFSYPQAVACAEAGVTLISPFVGRILDWHLKDRGVKAIPATEDPGVESVQRIYRYYKANGYKTEVMGASFRNIGEIVELAGCDLLTISPDLLKQLQETDETLVRKLSPTGNEGESELPPPLDEKGFRWLLNEDPMATEKLSGGIRSFAADIVSLEKLVSKLIDQPVGV; via the coding sequence ATGAGCCTGCTTGACCAGTTGCGCGCGATGACGGTGGTGGTCGCCGACACCGGGGACATCGAGTCCATCGCCCGGTACAAGCCGCGGGACACCACGACGAACCCCTCGCTGCTCTACAAGGCGGCCCAGATGCCGCAGTACCAGCACATCGTCCAGGACGCCGTGGCGTTCGCCCAGTCGGTCGACGGCGATCGCAAGGCCCAGCTCGAAGCGTGCATGGACAAGCTCGCCGTCGGCTTCGGCAAGGAGATCCTCAAGATCGTCCCCGGCCGGGTCTCGACAGAGGTCGACGCCCGCCTCTCGTTCGACACCGAGGCGACCATCGCCAAGGCCCGCCACCTGATCGGCCTGTACGAGGCCGACGGCGTCGGCCGCGACCGGATCCTCATCAAGATCGCCTCCACCTGGGAGGGGATCAAGGCCGCCGAGAAGCTGGAGAAGGAGGGGATCCACTGCAACCTGACCCTCCTGTTCAGCTACCCCCAGGCCGTCGCCTGCGCCGAGGCCGGCGTGACCCTGATCTCGCCGTTCGTCGGCCGGATCCTCGACTGGCACCTGAAGGACCGCGGGGTCAAGGCGATCCCGGCGACCGAGGACCCGGGCGTCGAGTCGGTCCAGCGCATCTATCGCTACTACAAGGCCAACGGCTACAAGACCGAGGTCATGGGCGCGAGCTTCCGCAACATCGGCGAGATCGTCGAGCTCGCCGGCTGCGACCTCTTGACCATCTCCCCCGACCTGCTCAAGCAGCTGCAGGAGACGGACGAGACGCTCGTCCGCAAGCTCTCCCCCACGGGCAACGAGGGGGAGTCCGAGCTTCCGCCTCCGCTCGACGAGAAGGGCTTCCGCTGGCTCCTCAACGAAGATCCGATGGCCACCGAGAAGCTCTCCGGCGGGATCCGCAGCTTCGCCGCCGACATCGTCAGCCTGGAGAAGCTCGTCTCCAAGCTGATCGACCAGCCCGTGGGCGTCTGA
- a CDS encoding serine hydrolase domain-containing protein produces the protein MRRFLAFLLLLVPTSAFAQAPVYLKAEAVDAVARAEIDKQRLVGVAVVVLDKGEIAWAKGYGFADREAVVAVDPATTQFRWASIAKPVTAVAALQLVEKGRLDLDADVRSYVPEFPDKGVKITPRQLLCHQGGIVHYANGEVLRIAKEYDVEHPFADVVTALDMFKMSPLIARPGERFSYSTHGYILLSAVVERAGKERYADQVRERIAGPLGMTSFRPDYQWEEIPNRAVGYMRHEGMVDRRPDELVHDVSWKLGGGGFTSTATDLARFGVGLLQRKLVSEETERLMWTVNKPVDPQGAKPYGYGFFVIERPDGTKLVGHDGSQEKARTGLVLDLANRRGIAVMTNSEWADAMSLAMHLLDAIK, from the coding sequence ATGCGCCGATTCCTCGCATTCCTCCTGCTGCTCGTCCCCACGTCCGCCTTCGCCCAGGCCCCCGTCTACCTCAAGGCCGAGGCCGTCGACGCCGTCGCCCGTGCCGAAATCGACAAGCAGCGTCTCGTCGGGGTCGCGGTCGTCGTCCTCGACAAGGGCGAGATCGCCTGGGCGAAGGGCTACGGGTTCGCCGACCGCGAGGCGGTCGTGGCCGTCGACCCCGCCACCACCCAGTTCCGCTGGGCGTCCATCGCCAAGCCGGTCACGGCCGTCGCCGCCCTTCAACTCGTCGAGAAGGGCCGGCTCGACCTGGACGCCGACGTGCGGTCGTACGTGCCCGAATTCCCCGACAAGGGGGTCAAAATTACGCCCCGCCAGCTCCTCTGCCACCAGGGCGGGATCGTCCACTACGCCAATGGCGAGGTGCTGCGGATCGCCAAGGAGTACGACGTCGAGCACCCCTTCGCCGACGTCGTCACGGCGCTCGACATGTTCAAGATGTCGCCGCTCATCGCCCGCCCGGGCGAGCGGTTCTCCTACTCGACCCACGGATACATCCTGCTGAGCGCCGTGGTCGAGCGGGCCGGCAAGGAGCGGTACGCCGACCAGGTGCGCGAGCGGATCGCCGGGCCGCTGGGCATGACGAGCTTCCGCCCCGACTACCAGTGGGAGGAGATCCCGAACCGCGCGGTCGGTTATATGCGGCACGAGGGAATGGTCGACCGTCGCCCCGACGAGCTGGTCCACGACGTGAGCTGGAAGCTGGGCGGCGGCGGCTTCACTTCCACGGCGACCGACCTGGCGCGGTTCGGCGTCGGACTGCTCCAGAGGAAGTTGGTTTCTGAGGAGACTGAACGCCTCATGTGGACCGTGAACAAGCCCGTCGACCCTCAGGGGGCCAAGCCGTACGGCTACGGCTTCTTCGTGATCGAGCGTCCCGACGGGACGAAGCTCGTCGGCCACGACGGCAGCCAGGAGAAGGCCCGCACGGGCCTGGTGCTCGATCTGGCCAACCGCCGCGGGATCGCCGTGATGACCAACTCGGAATGGGCCGACGCCATGAGCCTGGCCATGCACCTTCTGGACGCGATCAAGTAA
- a CDS encoding lipase family protein, translated as MQLPDRPPPRETLEGLTPPAADFPYFAFADAIRFEPSARAAVRSDSGAFIDANAWWLADAALLAYGDSTFLADRIGASPLPALGWRADRVDAGADLRAIVLDGPDALVIAFRGTRIPVPDLAPAEVAGLVDWILGNEDLKIDGRFLPAAREAGGRVHAGFLSAFEAISERIDAVVAARRPGQALWLTGHSLGGALAVLAASHLRETPIAGVYTYGAPRVGDAEFVATLPTCVHRRFVHRDDLIPRIPPAWPLGYRHAGEPQAVPGAAPRKIWREWSEGFQALAAAVRVSLEQGRLAVGEAPLLVRGLADHAPVYYATLLWNAVAAGTRQDPAEGEVT; from the coding sequence TTGCAACTCCCGGATCGCCCGCCCCCGCGGGAGACCCTCGAAGGGCTCACGCCCCCCGCCGCCGACTTCCCCTACTTCGCCTTCGCCGACGCGATCCGCTTCGAGCCCTCGGCCCGGGCCGCGGTCCGCTCGGACTCGGGCGCGTTCATCGACGCCAACGCATGGTGGCTCGCCGACGCCGCGCTGCTCGCGTACGGCGACTCCACGTTCCTCGCCGACCGGATCGGGGCCTCCCCCCTGCCCGCCCTGGGCTGGCGGGCCGACCGGGTCGACGCCGGCGCGGACCTGCGGGCGATCGTGCTCGACGGCCCCGACGCGCTGGTGATCGCCTTCCGGGGGACGCGGATCCCGGTGCCGGACCTCGCCCCCGCCGAGGTCGCCGGCCTGGTCGACTGGATCCTCGGCAACGAGGACCTCAAGATCGACGGCCGCTTCCTCCCCGCCGCGCGCGAGGCCGGCGGGCGGGTCCACGCGGGGTTCCTGTCGGCGTTCGAGGCGATCAGCGAGCGGATCGACGCGGTGGTCGCGGCCAGGCGGCCCGGGCAGGCCCTCTGGCTGACCGGCCACAGCCTGGGCGGGGCCCTGGCCGTGCTGGCGGCGTCGCACCTCCGCGAGACGCCGATCGCCGGCGTCTACACCTACGGCGCCCCGCGCGTCGGCGACGCCGAGTTCGTCGCCACGCTCCCGACCTGCGTCCACCGCCGCTTCGTCCACCGCGACGACCTGATCCCGCGCATCCCCCCCGCCTGGCCGCTGGGATACCGCCACGCCGGCGAGCCCCAGGCCGTCCCGGGAGCGGCCCCGCGGAAGATCTGGCGGGAGTGGAGCGAGGGCTTCCAGGCCCTCGCCGCCGCCGTCCGGGTCTCGCTGGAACAGGGCCGCCTGGCGGTCGGCGAGGCCCCCCTGCTCGTCCGCGGCCTGGCCGACCACGCGCCGGTCTACTACGCCACGCTGCTCTGGAACGCCGTCGCCGCGGGGACGAGGCAGGATCCAGCCGAGGGCGAAGTTACTTGA
- a CDS encoding hybrid sensor histidine kinase/response regulator, with product MTEHEPDREDRQRVEDDLRQSEARFRGTFENAAVGIAHTDLQGRWLRVNRTFCAIVGREPDELIGRPFSDITHPEDLELGPADFRRLARGERGPYSVEKRYVRRDGEAVWVKLYISLQRDEAGVPAYVIAVLEDVGERKRLEAELRRAKEEAEAASRAKDEFLANVSHEIRTPLNAILGMTELTLETPLTDDQRQCLKTVRSAAEGLVRIVDDVLDFAKIAAGKLDVDASEFSLRAAVGDVLRFLGPRAHAKKLELVSQVREDVPDALIGDVGRFRQILINLVGNAVKFTDEGEVFVLVEADDAAEPGEAEAVLRVKVSDTGIGIPEAEQARIFRAFEQQDASTTRRFGGTGLGLTIAARLAALMGGGIDVDSEPGRGSTFTLAARFPRKPPPSRAAGSPLRLPRGRWALVVDDNETTRRVLEGWLAAWGVKVATAGDGMAALDALWRGAARKRPPDVVLLDARMPDVDGLDLAAKIRASDELAGVPIVMMTTGDEPGDLARSRELRVAARLLKPIRQDELLDALRLALDSPAAAAGEPAAPAGDRTEPGGERLSILIAEDDEFNARFLVRLLGRRGWSTRLATDGRQALAMALDESQAFDLMLLDVHMPEIDGFGVVRAVRRAEAERGGGRRLPIAALTARSRRGDRDLCLAAGMDDYVTKPVRTDRLFAVVGRLAGMRRPAAVEAARDLPDPLDPAPLLAACGGDADLLAGLCRDFLALAPQRLEAARAALRDGDARRLEAAAHKLAGMAAVFSTAACDLALNVQAAAAEGRLDDARGLVAGLESVVPALTRRLEGVTLDSLEALSSHAPAAPVTRS from the coding sequence ATGACCGAACACGAGCCCGATCGGGAGGATCGCCAGCGGGTCGAAGACGACCTGCGCCAGAGCGAGGCCCGATTCCGCGGGACCTTCGAGAACGCCGCGGTCGGCATCGCCCACACCGACCTGCAGGGCCGCTGGCTGCGCGTGAACCGGACCTTCTGCGCCATCGTCGGCCGCGAACCCGACGAGCTGATCGGCCGGCCCTTCAGCGACATCACCCACCCCGAGGACCTGGAGCTGGGCCCCGCCGACTTCCGGCGGCTCGCCCGCGGCGAGCGCGGGCCGTACTCGGTCGAGAAGCGCTACGTCCGCCGCGACGGCGAGGCCGTCTGGGTGAAGCTGTACATCTCGCTCCAGCGCGACGAGGCCGGCGTCCCGGCCTACGTCATCGCCGTCCTGGAGGACGTCGGCGAGCGCAAGCGGCTGGAGGCCGAGCTGCGGCGGGCGAAGGAGGAGGCCGAGGCGGCCAGCCGGGCCAAGGACGAGTTCCTGGCCAACGTCAGCCACGAGATCCGCACGCCCCTGAACGCGATCCTGGGCATGACCGAGCTGACGCTGGAGACCCCCCTGACCGACGACCAGCGGCAGTGCCTCAAGACGGTGCGCTCGGCAGCCGAGGGCCTGGTGCGGATCGTCGACGACGTGCTCGACTTCGCCAAGATCGCCGCCGGCAAGCTCGACGTCGACGCCTCGGAGTTCTCGCTCCGCGCCGCGGTGGGCGACGTCCTGCGCTTCCTGGGCCCCCGCGCGCACGCCAAGAAGCTCGAGCTGGTCTCGCAGGTCCGCGAGGACGTCCCCGACGCGCTGATCGGCGACGTCGGCCGGTTCCGGCAGATCCTGATCAACCTCGTGGGCAACGCGGTCAAGTTCACCGACGAGGGCGAGGTCTTCGTGCTCGTCGAGGCCGACGACGCGGCCGAGCCCGGCGAGGCCGAGGCCGTCCTGCGGGTGAAGGTCAGCGACACCGGCATCGGCATCCCCGAGGCCGAGCAGGCGCGGATCTTCCGGGCGTTCGAGCAGCAGGACGCCTCGACCACGCGGCGGTTCGGCGGCACCGGCCTGGGCCTGACGATCGCGGCCCGGCTGGCCGCCCTGATGGGGGGCGGGATCGACGTCGACAGCGAGCCCGGACGCGGCAGCACTTTCACGCTCGCCGCCCGCTTCCCGCGCAAGCCGCCCCCCTCGCGTGCGGCCGGGTCGCCGCTGCGCCTGCCCCGGGGCCGGTGGGCGCTCGTGGTGGACGACAACGAGACGACCCGGCGCGTGCTGGAGGGCTGGCTCGCCGCCTGGGGCGTGAAGGTCGCCACGGCCGGCGACGGCATGGCCGCGCTCGACGCGCTGTGGCGCGGGGCCGCCCGCAAGCGGCCCCCCGACGTCGTCCTGCTCGACGCCCGCATGCCCGACGTCGACGGCCTCGACCTGGCGGCCAAGATCCGCGCCAGCGACGAACTGGCGGGCGTCCCCATCGTCATGATGACGACCGGCGACGAGCCCGGCGACCTGGCCCGCAGCCGCGAGCTGCGCGTCGCCGCCCGCCTGCTCAAGCCGATCCGCCAGGACGAGCTGCTCGACGCCCTCCGCCTGGCGCTCGACTCCCCCGCCGCCGCGGCCGGCGAGCCCGCGGCGCCGGCCGGCGATCGCACCGAACCAGGCGGCGAGCGGCTATCGATCCTCATCGCCGAGGACGACGAGTTCAACGCCCGCTTCCTCGTCCGTTTGCTCGGCCGCCGGGGCTGGTCGACCCGGCTGGCGACCGACGGCCGACAGGCGCTCGCCATGGCCCTCGACGAGTCCCAGGCGTTCGACCTCATGCTGCTGGACGTCCACATGCCCGAGATCGACGGCTTCGGGGTCGTCCGGGCCGTCCGCCGCGCCGAGGCCGAGCGCGGCGGCGGCCGTCGCCTGCCGATCGCGGCCCTCACGGCCCGCTCGCGCCGCGGCGACCGCGACCTCTGCCTGGCGGCCGGCATGGACGATTACGTGACCAAGCCCGTGCGCACCGACCGGCTCTTCGCCGTCGTCGGCCGCCTGGCGGGCATGCGACGGCCGGCCGCCGTCGAGGCGGCCCGCGACCTGCCCGACCCGCTCGACCCCGCGCCGCTGCTGGCCGCCTGCGGGGGCGACGCCGACCTGCTCGCGGGGCTCTGCCGCGACTTCCTCGCCCTCGCGCCCCAGCGGCTGGAGGCGGCCCGCGCGGCCCTCCGCGATGGCGACGCCCGACGGCTGGAGGCGGCCGCGCACAAGCTGGCCGGCATGGCCGCCGTCTTCTCGACGGCCGCCTGCGACCTGGCCCTGAACGTCCAGGCCGCGGCCGCCGAGGGCCGCCTCGACGACGCCCGCGGCCTCGTCGCCGGCCTGGAATCCGTCGTCCCCGCGCTGACGCGGCGGCTCGAAGGGGTTACGCTCGACTCGCTCGAAGCCCTCTCGTCCCACGCCCCCGCCGCGCCCGTCACCCGGAGCTGA
- a CDS encoding sigma-54-dependent transcriptional regulator: MGRLILIDDEPALIARQARQVFPAPDHVVAVAASGAEGLDLIRRERPDVVLLDLHLPDATGFEIYQAIRRIDARIPVIFVTVARTADAAIEAMKQGAYDYLFKPLDLHRLREVVEGAFEVARRMRAPAAVAEDPDTDAPGAIVGSAPAMLEVYKAIGRVAAQDVPVLITGESGTGKELVAQAIYQHGPRSRQPFLALNCAAIPETLLESELFGHERGSFTGADRRRIGKFEQCNGGTIFLDEIGDMPVALQAKLLRLLQEQTFERVGGDETIHTDVRLIAATHRDLKTWSNEGRFRADLYYRLSVFSLNLPPLRERGDDLRILVRHFLRRLNAEMGREVRDVAPETYDRLSEYPWPGNVRELQSTLKQALLQASGPLLLPRFLPEAFGEPAAATTAVRGRGDRSEAGLDLTVALEGGFRPDDRDVYSELHRQLDRLLLPAAMDFAHGSQHQAALILGIARQTLRQKLKQLGLHPAHLVDHDEPDAPDQPLS; the protein is encoded by the coding sequence ATGGGCCGCCTGATCCTGATCGACGACGAGCCCGCCCTGATCGCCCGGCAGGCGCGGCAGGTCTTCCCCGCGCCCGACCACGTCGTCGCCGTCGCCGCCTCGGGCGCCGAGGGCCTGGACCTGATCCGGCGCGAGCGGCCCGACGTCGTCTTGCTCGACCTGCACCTGCCCGACGCCACCGGGTTCGAGATCTACCAGGCGATCCGCCGGATCGACGCGCGGATCCCGGTGATCTTCGTCACCGTGGCCCGGACGGCCGACGCCGCCATCGAGGCGATGAAGCAGGGGGCCTACGACTACCTGTTCAAGCCCCTGGACCTGCATCGCCTGCGCGAGGTCGTCGAGGGTGCGTTCGAGGTCGCCCGGCGGATGCGCGCGCCGGCGGCCGTCGCCGAGGACCCCGACACCGACGCCCCGGGGGCCATCGTCGGCTCGGCCCCGGCCATGCTCGAGGTCTACAAGGCCATCGGCCGGGTCGCCGCCCAGGACGTCCCGGTCCTCATCACCGGCGAGAGCGGCACGGGCAAGGAGCTGGTCGCCCAGGCGATCTACCAGCACGGGCCGCGGTCCCGCCAGCCCTTCCTCGCCCTCAACTGCGCGGCGATCCCCGAGACCCTGCTGGAGAGCGAGCTGTTCGGCCACGAGCGGGGCTCGTTCACCGGGGCCGACCGCCGCCGCATCGGCAAGTTCGAGCAGTGCAACGGCGGCACGATCTTCCTCGACGAGATCGGCGACATGCCCGTGGCCTTGCAGGCCAAGCTCTTGCGCCTGCTGCAGGAGCAGACGTTCGAGCGCGTCGGCGGCGACGAGACGATCCACACCGACGTCCGGCTGATCGCCGCGACCCACCGCGACCTGAAGACCTGGTCGAACGAGGGCCGCTTCCGCGCCGACCTGTACTACCGCCTGAGCGTCTTCAGCCTGAACCTGCCGCCGCTCCGCGAGCGGGGCGACGACCTCCGGATCCTCGTCCGCCACTTCCTCCGCCGGCTCAACGCCGAGATGGGCCGCGAGGTCCGCGACGTGGCCCCCGAGACGTACGACCGCCTGAGCGAGTATCCCTGGCCGGGCAACGTCCGCGAGCTGCAGAGCACGCTCAAGCAGGCGCTCCTCCAGGCCAGCGGCCCGCTTTTGCTCCCCCGGTTCCTGCCCGAAGCCTTCGGCGAGCCGGCCGCGGCCACGACGGCCGTGCGGGGCCGCGGCGACCGGTCGGAGGCGGGCCTGGACCTGACCGTGGCCCTCGAAGGCGGGTTCCGGCCCGACGACCGCGACGTCTACTCCGAGCTGCATCGCCAGCTCGACCGCCTGCTGCTGCCGGCCGCGATGGATTTCGCCCACGGCAGCCAGCACCAGGCGGCCCTCATCCTCGGCATCGCCCGCCAGACCCTGCGCCAGAAGCTCAAGCAGCTCGGCCTGCATCCCGCCCATCTCGTCGACCACGACGAGCCCGACGCCCCCGATCAACCCCTTTCCTGA
- a CDS encoding Dps family protein: protein MSVATQKGKDAPAPKKEKDEHSQPWVHVEKAEIQKFGTLRQFPIGLSYDARMYSVQRLNQVLADTQILFALYKKHHWLMRGHTFYQLHLLLDKHAEEQLKLVDEIAERIQALGGLAVGDPRHVAELTRIPRPPDGCEEVPSMISRLLQAHEMILVDARDAARKAAEQGDDGTNDLLVSDVVRTGEAQVWFLVEHLVDTPLGRV, encoded by the coding sequence ATGTCCGTCGCCACGCAGAAGGGCAAGGACGCCCCGGCCCCGAAGAAGGAAAAGGACGAGCACAGCCAGCCCTGGGTCCACGTCGAGAAGGCCGAGATCCAGAAGTTCGGCACCCTCCGGCAATTCCCGATCGGGCTTTCGTACGACGCCCGGATGTACTCCGTCCAGCGCCTGAACCAGGTGCTCGCGGACACCCAGATCCTCTTCGCGCTCTACAAGAAGCACCACTGGCTGATGCGGGGCCACACCTTCTATCAGCTCCACCTGCTGCTGGACAAGCACGCCGAGGAGCAGCTCAAGCTGGTCGACGAGATCGCCGAGCGGATCCAGGCGCTGGGCGGGCTGGCCGTCGGCGACCCCCGCCACGTCGCCGAGCTGACCCGCATCCCCCGCCCGCCCGACGGCTGCGAGGAGGTCCCGTCGATGATCTCCCGCCTCTTGCAGGCCCACGAGATGATCCTCGTCGACGCCCGCGACGCCGCCCGCAAGGCCGCCGAGCAGGGCGACGACGGCACCAACGACCTCCTCGTCTCGGACGTCGTCCGCACCGGCGAGGCGCAGGTCTGGTTCCTCGTCGAACACCTGGTCGACACGCCGCTCGGCCGGGTTTGA
- a CDS encoding IS701 family transposase: MSLLDHPEAQALLADAAVSPDVVRERADRLTSFLQRYLPRFYRVEQRATAALVIRGRLGGLERKTSEPIAVEAGLPRKPVQFFVGSGKWDDEAVMAELRDNVREELAMPDGVVVIDGSAFPKKGTESCGVARQWCGRLGKVENCQVGVFLAYAAAGGYAPLDRRLYLPQDWAGEEARREKCHVPPEVAFREKWQIALELLDRSLPGLAHGWIAGDDEFGRASEFRAALRSRKERYVLDVPSSTTVRDLGRRRPPRKRAGVGRKRDAPFRRADAWVAAQPESRWDRIEVRPGEKGPLLVDAMTVRVRAKHDRRVGPEERLVVIRPVGESRVDYALTNAGPEIPLAEVVRAQRQRHRIEEMFGAGNGEAGLDHYEVRSWVGWHHHITLSLVALWFLCLERRHVGGGNPGDDRASSAEHPGPVAPRPTTEPGGDRGGGRPRAAA; encoded by the coding sequence ATGTCACTCCTGGATCACCCCGAGGCCCAAGCCCTGTTGGCCGACGCCGCGGTCAGCCCCGACGTCGTCCGGGAGCGAGCCGACCGCCTGACCTCCTTCCTGCAACGCTACCTGCCGCGGTTCTATCGCGTCGAGCAGCGCGCGACGGCGGCCCTCGTCATCCGCGGCCGGCTCGGCGGCCTGGAGCGTAAGACGTCCGAGCCGATCGCCGTCGAGGCGGGGCTGCCGCGCAAGCCGGTCCAGTTCTTCGTCGGCTCGGGCAAGTGGGACGACGAGGCGGTCATGGCCGAGCTGAGGGACAACGTCCGCGAGGAGTTGGCCATGCCCGACGGCGTTGTGGTCATCGACGGCAGCGCCTTTCCCAAGAAGGGGACCGAGTCGTGCGGGGTCGCCCGCCAGTGGTGCGGCCGGCTCGGCAAGGTGGAAAACTGCCAGGTCGGCGTCTTCCTCGCCTACGCCGCCGCGGGCGGTTACGCCCCGCTGGACCGCCGGCTCTACCTGCCGCAGGACTGGGCCGGCGAAGAGGCCCGCCGCGAGAAGTGCCACGTCCCGCCGGAGGTCGCGTTCCGCGAGAAGTGGCAGATCGCCCTGGAGTTGCTCGACCGGAGCCTGCCGGGGCTGGCCCACGGCTGGATCGCCGGCGACGACGAGTTCGGCCGGGCCTCCGAGTTTCGTGCCGCGTTGCGATCGCGCAAGGAACGGTATGTCCTCGACGTGCCGTCCAGCACCACGGTGCGCGATCTGGGACGCCGCCGGCCGCCCCGCAAGCGGGCCGGCGTCGGCCGCAAGCGAGACGCTCCCTTCCGGCGGGCCGACGCCTGGGTGGCGGCGCAGCCGGAGTCGCGATGGGATCGGATCGAGGTCCGCCCCGGCGAGAAGGGACCACTCCTGGTCGATGCGATGACGGTTCGGGTCCGGGCCAAGCATGACCGGCGCGTCGGGCCGGAGGAACGGTTGGTGGTGATCCGCCCCGTGGGCGAGTCGCGGGTCGACTACGCCCTGACCAACGCCGGGCCGGAGATCCCGCTGGCGGAGGTCGTCCGCGCGCAGCGGCAACGACATCGCATTGAGGAGATGTTCGGGGCCGGCAACGGCGAGGCGGGGCTCGATCACTACGAGGTGAGGAGTTGGGTGGGCTGGCACCACCACATCACGTTGTCGCTGGTGGCGCTGTGGTTCCTGTGCCTGGAGCGACGGCATGTCGGGGGGGGGAATCCCGGCGATGACCGTGCCTCAAGCGCGGAACATCCCGGCCCGGTTGCTCCGCGACCTACCACCGAGCCCGGAGGAGATCGCGGTGGTGGTCGGCCGCGTGCTGCGGCGTAA
- a CDS encoding Panacea domain-containing protein gives MSCRQCVQEVTNYIVWDSHEAGSYITLAKLQKLMYLAQARHLAIHGEPLFPGRFEAWAHGPVLRSVYNRFEKYGWRSLDEFVPRPKLDAHTEGFLKKLLDELGSFDARQLEAMTSRDEAWLAARVGAPDCVDGRWEGLISETLMRDVYRRQLKLEPAEV, from the coding sequence ATGAGCTGCCGGCAGTGCGTCCAGGAAGTCACGAATTACATCGTCTGGGATTCCCACGAGGCCGGTTCCTACATCACCCTCGCGAAGCTCCAGAAGCTGATGTATCTCGCCCAGGCGCGGCACCTGGCGATCCACGGCGAGCCCCTGTTCCCCGGCCGTTTCGAAGCCTGGGCGCACGGCCCGGTGCTGCGGTCGGTGTACAACCGGTTCGAGAAGTACGGCTGGCGGAGCCTCGACGAGTTCGTCCCCCGCCCCAAGCTCGACGCGCACACCGAGGGCTTCCTCAAGAAGCTGCTCGACGAGCTGGGCTCGTTCGACGCCCGCCAGCTCGAAGCGATGACCAGCCGCGACGAGGCCTGGCTCGCCGCCCGCGTCGGCGCCCCGGACTGCGTCGACGGCCGCTGGGAAGGACTGATCTCCGAAACCCTGATGCGCGACGTCTACCGCCGCCAGCTCAAACTGGAGCCGGCCGAGGTTTGA